TAAAGTCCATAAAGGAGAGCGAGAGAAACAAGAAACCTCCGCTTCCATTTACAACGAGTACGATGCAGCAGGAGGCGTCGTCCAAGCTCAACTTTGCAACATCAAAGACCATGAGGATAGCCCAGCAGCTGTATGAGGGCGTTGACATAAAGGGCCGTGGAACAATCGGTCTTATAACATACCTGAGAACGGATTCCACCAGAATATCGGAGGAGGCTGTTGCGGCAGCAGACACATATATTGCAGACAATTTTGGGCAGCAGTATATCGGGGATTCCAATGGAAGAGCCAAGACTGACAAGAAGATACAGGATGCACATGAGGCTATACGTCCTACGGATGTGGCACTTTCACCGGTCATGATAAAGGATCAGGTATCCCATGACCAGTTCAGACTGTACCAGCTTATATATAACAGATTCCTTGCCAGCCAGATGTCGGGTGCTGTATATTCAGTCAAGAACGTGAAGGTTGGATGTGGCAGTGCTGTATTCCAGACATCAGCATCCAAGATAGCATTTGATGGTTTCCTTGCCGTGTACAATCTGGACAATGACAGAGGAGAGAGTGTGGCAGGTATCAACAATCTGTCTGAGGGCGATGTGCTGAATCTTGACAGCCTTGATGAAAAGCAGCACTTTACACAGCCACCGGCGAGATACACGGAGGCGCTTCTCGTAAAGACTCTTGAGGAACTGGGTATAGGAAGACCAAGTACTTATGCACCAACCATATCAACGATACTTGCGCGAAGATATATAACAAAAGAACAGAAGAAGCTTTATGTTACCGCCTTGGGAGATGCGGTGAACCAGAGTATGGAGCAGGCGTTCCCTGTTATAATAGATGTAAATTTTACAGCAAACATGGAGTCACTTCTTGATAATATAGGAGAGGGTGCAGTTGACTGGAAGGTCGTAGTCAGAAATTTCTATCCAGATCTCGATGAGGCGGTAAAGAAAGCGGAGGCAGAACTTGAGTCCATAAAGATTGAAGATGAGGTGTCGGATGAGGTCTGTGATGTGTGCGGACGCAATATGGTAGTAAAGTATGGCCCTCATGGCAAGTTCCTTGCATGCCCGGGATTTCCTGAATGCAGATCCACAAAGCCGTTCTATGAGAAGATAGGCGTTGCATGTCCAAAGTGTGGTGCTGACGTTGTCATAAAGACCACAAGGAAGGGTAGAAGATACTATGGATGTATAAAGGCTCCTGAGTGTGATTTTATGTCATGGGCGATGCCAAGCAACGAAAAGTGTCCTGAGTGCGGTGGCTACATGGTCGTCAAGGGCAATAAACTTGTATGTGCTGATCAGAAATGTGGGTATACATGTAACAATAAGGCGGCAGAAAATTAAAAATGAGATTATATATCCTGTGGGAGGGAAGGAGAAATCCGGATTTCCCACGGGATTTTTGTTGTAT
This sequence is a window from Coprococcus eutactus. Protein-coding genes within it:
- the topA gene encoding type I DNA topoisomerase; the protein is MAKNLVIVESPAKAKTIKKFLGSNYEVIASNGHVRDLPKSQMGIDVDNDFEPKYITIRGKGDILAALRKAVKKADKIYLATDPDREGEAISYHLMKALKLEDKDYKRITFNEITKNAVKNSIKQARDIDMNLVDAQQARRVLDRLVGYKISPVLWAKIKRGLSAGRVQSVALKLVCDREKEINDFIPQEYWTLDANLIAGKMKKPITFKFTGDGTNKEEISGRAALDEILKSLDGGEYVVKSIKESERNKKPPLPFTTSTMQQEASSKLNFATSKTMRIAQQLYEGVDIKGRGTIGLITYLRTDSTRISEEAVAAADTYIADNFGQQYIGDSNGRAKTDKKIQDAHEAIRPTDVALSPVMIKDQVSHDQFRLYQLIYNRFLASQMSGAVYSVKNVKVGCGSAVFQTSASKIAFDGFLAVYNLDNDRGESVAGINNLSEGDVLNLDSLDEKQHFTQPPARYTEALLVKTLEELGIGRPSTYAPTISTILARRYITKEQKKLYVTALGDAVNQSMEQAFPVIIDVNFTANMESLLDNIGEGAVDWKVVVRNFYPDLDEAVKKAEAELESIKIEDEVSDEVCDVCGRNMVVKYGPHGKFLACPGFPECRSTKPFYEKIGVACPKCGADVVIKTTRKGRRYYGCIKAPECDFMSWAMPSNEKCPECGGYMVVKGNKLVCADQKCGYTCNNKAAEN